Proteins encoded in a region of the Panicum hallii strain FIL2 chromosome 3, PHallii_v3.1, whole genome shotgun sequence genome:
- the LOC112885430 gene encoding probable ATP-dependent RNA helicase ddx56, with protein sequence MGRMNLLSGGIGELPTKEFLCGGEFSDGGGVEFGVGGGGSGVGEQRGLQVRKPKDPQKRNLDDEDEDKDDNDDDDDQDEDNDNDQDEDDDGDQAEKKNEKAKDKEKEKDKEELIEWENTCYNNKDKVQEDELVEDLGDMHEDDLDEPVSKPKQSHDCGFHVLLYIKGFEKGEILNYDKEKLEIFRITLAADLLTDSRNKKIATRDHNEAPTAEDDLIMVDEGFTYQLEQFSGAFQGAEYDNTDMDNGGGSKSYRTEEEMKSEKTSESSKKTSENNKNTDTETEKRNADMDHGGGSKGDRTEEEKESEKTSKSSKKTSENNKDTDTETEKSNADMDHGGGSKGYCTAEKRESEKTSENSSKKTSKKYSEEDNEVRGSKSMEEGEDSEEKNGKREDF encoded by the exons atggGAAGGATGAATTTGCTCAGTGGTGGCATTGGGGAGCTTCCTACAAAGGAGTTTCTATGTGGTGGTGAATTCAGTGATGGCGGTGGCGTCGAATTTGGCGTTGGCGGTGGCGGCAGTGGCGTTGGGGAGCAGCGGGGGTTGCAGGTGAGGAAGC CTAAAGATCCACAAAAAAGAAATCTggatgatgaggatgaggacAAGGACGAtaacgatgatgatgatgaccaGGATGAGGACAATGACAATGACCAGGACGAGGACGATGACGGTGACCAGGCCGAGAAGAAGAATGAGAAGGCGAAAGataaggagaaggagaaggacaaggaggag TTAATTGAATGGGAAAACACATGCTACAACAACAAGGATAAGGTGCAAGAGGATGAGCTGGTGGAGGACCTGGGTGACATGCATGAGGATGATCTAGATGAGCCTGTGTCTAAGCCTAAGCAGAG CCACGACTGTGGTTTCCATGTTTTGTTATACATAAAAGGATTTGAAAAAGGTGAAATATTAAACTATGACAAG GAAAAGTTGGAAATATTTAGGATAACACTTGCAGCAGACCTCCTCACCGACAGTCGCAACAAAAAAATAGCTACAAGAGATCACAATGAAGCTCCTACTGCTGAAGATGATTTGATCATGGTGGATGAGGGTTTCACGTATCAGTTGGAACAGTTCAGCGGTGCCTTTCAAGGGGCGGAATATGACAATACCGACATGGATAATGGTGGAGGGAGCAAGAGTTACCGTACTGAAGAGGAAATGAAAAGCGAGAAAACTTCTGAGAGCAGCAAGAAAACTTCCGAGAATAACAAAAACACTGACACTGAAACAGAAAAGAGAAATGCCGACATGGATCATGGTGGAGGCAGCAAGGGTGACCGTACTGAAGAGGAAAAGGAAAGCGAGAAAACTTCTAAGAGCAGCAAGAAAACTTCTGAGAATAACAAGGACACTGACACTGAAACAGAAAAGAGCAATGCCGACATGGATCATGGTGGAGGCAGCAAGGGTTACTGTACTGCAGAGAAAAGGGAAAGCGAGAAAACTTCTGAGAATAGCAGCAAGAAAACTTCTAAGAAGTACAGTGAAGAGGACAATGAGGTTCGAGGTAGCAAGAGTATGGAAGAGGGTGAGGACAGTGAAGAGAAAAATGGAAAGCGAGAAGATTTTTGA